A genomic window from Candidatus Acididesulfobacter guangdongensis includes:
- a CDS encoding radical SAM protein, which translates to MSYYEFDKQISSKYINGFNIRKNNFNNVIHFYAPSIKAYETEDFKNEKSDSFPPLSITGSSCSLKCDHCNAEILKSMDSVITTDDLYHRAAQISKSKGKGFLLSGGSNSKGIVEILPYINTIKKIKTDFKLKVIVHCGIITEEIADGLLDAGVDSAMLDIIGDEDTIRTVYHLKASVEDYDNSLKYLSERNIPCSPHVVIGLKHGEIAGEFNAIDVISKHSISSLVLVGFMPMGNTKMENTVPPEPEEIGDVFIYAREKFAHTPVLLGCERPYGMNKFKIEELAVKAGLNGIAYPSEGVIPFSKELELKPLYSDVCCSLIFAEEALSTINIGG; encoded by the coding sequence ATGAGCTACTATGAATTTGATAAACAAATAAGTTCTAAATATATTAATGGTTTTAATATCAGAAAAAATAATTTTAATAATGTAATTCATTTTTATGCTCCGAGCATAAAAGCTTATGAAACTGAAGATTTTAAAAATGAAAAATCTGATTCGTTTCCTCCCTTGTCGATAACAGGCAGTTCATGTTCATTAAAATGCGACCACTGCAATGCAGAAATATTAAAATCTATGGATTCTGTAATTACCACGGATGACTTATATCACAGAGCGGCTCAAATATCCAAATCAAAAGGTAAAGGTTTCTTGCTTAGCGGAGGTTCAAACTCTAAGGGCATAGTCGAAATTTTACCTTATATAAATACTATTAAAAAAATTAAGACTGATTTTAAGCTAAAAGTTATAGTTCATTGCGGTATTATTACCGAAGAAATAGCCGACGGTCTGCTTGATGCCGGCGTTGACTCCGCTATGCTTGATATAATTGGTGATGAAGACACCATTCGTACCGTTTATCACTTAAAAGCTTCGGTAGAAGATTATGACAATTCTTTAAAATACTTATCTGAAAGAAACATTCCATGTTCGCCTCATGTTGTTATAGGTTTGAAACATGGCGAAATTGCAGGTGAATTTAACGCAATAGATGTTATATCGAAACACAGTATATCTTCTTTAGTTCTTGTTGGGTTTATGCCTATGGGTAACACGAAGATGGAAAATACAGTTCCTCCTGAGCCTGAAGAAATAGGCGATGTTTTTATATATGCCAGAGAAAAATTTGCCCATACTCCTGTTTTGCTTGGCTGCGAAAGACCATACGGGATGAATAAATTTAAAATAGAGGAACTTGCTGTTAAAGCGGGACTAAACGGAATCGCATATCCTTCGGAAGGCGTTATACCTTTCAGTAAAGAACTTGAGCTAAAACCATTATATTCCGATGTCTGCTGTTCCTTAATTTTTGCAGAAGAAGCGCTATCAACTATCAATATAGGCGGTTAA
- a CDS encoding CoB--CoM heterodisulfide reductase iron-sulfur subunit A family protein produces MYYLLTRRYFKVKTVLVIGGGVTGLKASHELAEMGYNVSLVEKQDYLGGQVAKHKYYKLAPDMRLVSEVLDPVIKNVESNSNIKVHKHSTITALSGNAPEFKVKIKNSKGESEETFGAIVVATGFEHFDPTVKQEYGYSRFKDVVTNAEVEELLNPSGPTKGELKRPSDGKIPKKVAIFQCVGSRDKQVGNPYCCRVGCVVSTKQAIEIKEKYPDTEVYVYYMDMRMFGRGWEELYGKAMEEYEVIFTRGRGAEVTLKNQQLSLRAEETIMDRPIQHSVDMIILAAGQAPGDGTIEAAKILGIKQNEYGYLAPKDDFLSPNESSKAGIFIAGADKGPLDVENCIVEGAAVAAKVASSLK; encoded by the coding sequence ATATATTATTTATTAACAAGGAGGTATTTTAAGGTGAAAACAGTTTTAGTTATCGGCGGAGGAGTTACAGGTCTTAAAGCATCGCATGAATTAGCAGAAATGGGATACAATGTTTCATTGGTTGAAAAACAGGATTATCTCGGCGGACAGGTTGCAAAACACAAGTATTATAAATTAGCGCCGGATATGCGTTTAGTAAGCGAAGTTCTTGACCCTGTTATTAAAAATGTAGAAAGCAATTCCAATATTAAAGTTCATAAACACTCGACAATTACAGCACTATCCGGTAATGCTCCTGAGTTTAAAGTCAAAATCAAAAATTCAAAAGGCGAATCTGAAGAAACTTTTGGCGCCATTGTTGTAGCAACAGGTTTTGAACATTTTGATCCAACTGTTAAGCAGGAATACGGTTATAGCAGATTTAAAGATGTTGTCACAAACGCAGAAGTGGAAGAATTGCTTAATCCAAGTGGACCTACAAAAGGCGAACTTAAAAGACCGTCTGATGGAAAAATTCCAAAAAAAGTCGCAATATTTCAATGTGTCGGTTCAAGAGATAAGCAGGTCGGAAATCCTTATTGCTGCAGAGTAGGCTGCGTTGTTTCGACAAAGCAGGCTATTGAAATTAAAGAAAAATATCCTGATACTGAAGTTTATGTTTATTACATGGATATGAGAATGTTTGGCAGAGGATGGGAAGAATTATACGGAAAAGCTATGGAAGAATATGAAGTTATTTTTACGAGAGGCAGAGGCGCAGAAGTAACACTGAAAAATCAGCAATTATCATTGAGAGCTGAAGAAACTATCATGGACAGACCTATTCAACATTCTGTTGATATGATAATTTTAGCGGCAGGACAAGCGCCTGGCGATGGAACTATCGAAGCAGCTAAAATACTCGGAATTAAACAAAATGAGTATGGTTATTTGGCTCCAAAAGATGATTTTTTAAGTCCTAATGAATCTTCTAAAGCCGGAATATTTATTGCCGGAGCAGATAAAGGTCCGTTGGATGTAGAAAATTGTATAGTTGAAGGAGCTGCTGTAGCTGCAAAAGTTGCTTCATCTTTAAAATAA
- a CDS encoding DUF116 domain-containing protein, translating to MFRVIDTGIKDFSYNIAMDKAMLDLRKDNIIPDTLRFLTFKPCTLAGFHQSVFNEIRIDYCNDKNIDIGRRITGGGAIYFDEAQLGWELVFSSKTLKAANFQNLTENICNAFVSGINKLGINAKFRPRNDIEVDGKKISGTGGTYDSSIFFFQGTLLLDFNPENMVKSLKIPVEKLISKNFDSISARVTSLKNVLGYIPDIEIVKSVIIEGFSEYFNIQFTYGTLSAEENNYITENQEYYKSDEWVYSSDNELLETKTIKDTYRCSGGIFKTFAKVDYKRKLLKYIYFTGDYFVIPERAIADLESFLKDCDINELIFKIDEFFEKYTPEFQNVSKVDFFNIINNIIDKIAFLNDFGINEDELSRFMLVNGMQLCDIKSVKAILLPYCAKKKGCEFRNVDYCSICGDCETGIAYKFAKDFNLLPVTIINYENLVETLNKLKNNNINSYIGFCCKEFYIKRNKAFKDSGIKALLIDISSPLCYNYKKEEDAYKGIFDGETMLNANILQDLSKIISK from the coding sequence ATGTTTAGAGTTATAGATACAGGGATTAAAGATTTTTCTTATAACATTGCTATGGACAAAGCAATGCTTGATTTAAGAAAAGACAATATAATTCCTGATACTTTGCGCTTTTTAACATTTAAACCTTGCACGCTTGCAGGGTTTCATCAGTCTGTATTCAATGAAATAAGAATAGATTATTGTAATGATAAAAACATTGATATAGGCCGCCGCATCACCGGCGGCGGCGCAATATATTTTGATGAAGCGCAATTGGGTTGGGAGTTAGTTTTTTCCTCAAAAACTCTTAAAGCTGCAAATTTTCAAAACTTAACTGAAAATATATGCAATGCATTTGTATCAGGCATTAATAAATTGGGTATTAATGCAAAATTTAGACCTAGAAACGATATTGAAGTAGATGGTAAAAAGATATCGGGTACAGGCGGAACATACGATTCGTCTATATTTTTTTTTCAAGGCACTTTGCTTTTGGATTTTAATCCTGAAAATATGGTAAAATCATTAAAAATTCCTGTAGAAAAATTAATATCAAAAAATTTTGATTCCATATCCGCAAGGGTCACATCTTTAAAAAACGTACTTGGATATATTCCAGATATAGAAATTGTAAAGTCTGTGATTATAGAAGGATTTTCAGAATATTTTAATATCCAGTTTACTTATGGAACACTGAGCGCGGAAGAAAATAATTATATTACTGAAAATCAAGAATATTATAAATCGGATGAATGGGTATATTCATCCGATAACGAACTGTTAGAAACTAAAACTATCAAAGATACATACAGATGCAGCGGGGGAATATTTAAAACTTTTGCCAAAGTTGATTATAAAAGAAAACTGCTAAAATATATTTATTTTACCGGAGATTATTTTGTTATACCTGAAAGAGCTATCGCTGATTTAGAAAGTTTTTTAAAAGATTGCGATATTAACGAATTAATTTTTAAAATAGATGAATTTTTTGAAAAATATACACCCGAATTTCAGAATGTTTCGAAAGTTGATTTTTTTAATATAATAAATAATATAATAGATAAAATAGCTTTTCTTAATGATTTTGGCATTAATGAAGACGAACTTTCACGTTTTATGCTGGTAAACGGAATGCAGCTATGCGATATAAAATCAGTAAAAGCTATTTTACTGCCTTATTGCGCTAAAAAAAAAGGCTGCGAATTTAGAAATGTCGACTATTGCTCAATATGCGGCGATTGCGAAACCGGTATAGCTTATAAATTTGCGAAAGACTTTAATTTATTGCCTGTTACGATAATTAATTATGAAAACCTTGTCGAAACATTAAATAAATTGAAAAATAATAATATAAATTCATATATCGGCTTTTGCTGCAAAGAATTTTATATTAAACGCAACAAAGCTTTTAAAGATTCGGGAATCAAAGCATTACTTATAGATATATCTTCTCCTTTATGCTATAATTATAAAAAAGAAGAAGACGCATATAAAGGTATCTTTGACGGGGAAACTATGCTCAATGCAAATATATTGCAAGATTTATCCAAGATTATAAGCAAATAA
- a CDS encoding heterodisulfide reductase subunit B, producing MSYEINDVKTAINHGKGMSYHVHDIRAEMKRLEEEGEIKIGHIIGPYKEEEVMYGIKKKIPLDMHYQHKSCGQCANLPGVPRSNFYYRDKLGIKYYNDMQQTSCTAWNYHASGLGNLVQLGAVAARNWHRAYEEGYNFTIHCVTSFGNYLEMRHLLVGNKELRDEVKKILAKLGRELVIPEEIVHDSEIAYALRDKILANADPKRLEGIKGLVGVEHYGCHFFKQVSDDIIGGKRPIVVGGLASTLGVQMEEYSKWFMCCGFGFRHILVNREFTRSAQNIKLKAIKEEVNPDMILVNCTGCGTTFDKTQWIQKAVGEDYHYPVIFYSQLAALALGAHPFKEAGLNFHVTPVEPLLDKMGISYN from the coding sequence ATGTCTTACGAAATAAACGACGTTAAAACCGCCATTAATCATGGAAAAGGAATGAGTTATCATGTGCATGATATAAGAGCGGAAATGAAAAGGCTGGAAGAAGAAGGAGAAATTAAAATCGGTCATATTATCGGACCGTACAAGGAAGAAGAAGTTATGTACGGAATTAAAAAGAAGATTCCTCTGGATATGCATTATCAGCATAAGAGCTGCGGACAGTGCGCAAACTTGCCGGGCGTTCCAAGATCTAATTTTTACTATAGAGACAAGCTTGGAATTAAATACTATAACGATATGCAGCAAACTTCCTGTACTGCTTGGAATTACCATGCATCCGGTCTTGGAAACTTGGTTCAGCTCGGAGCTGTCGCTGCAAGAAATTGGCACAGAGCTTATGAAGAAGGTTATAACTTTACGATTCATTGCGTTACAAGTTTCGGAAATTATCTTGAAATGAGACATTTACTTGTCGGCAATAAAGAACTGAGAGATGAAGTTAAAAAAATATTGGCAAAGTTAGGCAGAGAATTGGTAATACCGGAAGAAATTGTACATGACAGCGAAATTGCATATGCATTGAGAGATAAGATTTTAGCTAATGCAGATCCTAAGAGACTTGAAGGAATTAAAGGATTAGTTGGAGTTGAACATTACGGATGTCATTTCTTCAAACAGGTTTCAGATGATATAATAGGCGGTAAAAGACCTATCGTTGTCGGCGGTCTTGCATCAACGCTTGGCGTTCAGATGGAAGAATATTCTAAATGGTTTATGTGCTGCGGATTTGGGTTTAGACACATTCTCGTTAACAGAGAATTTACTAGATCGGCTCAAAATATCAAACTAAAAGCTATTAAAGAAGAAGTTAATCCTGATATGATATTAGTTAATTGCACAGGATGCGGAACAACTTTTGATAAAACACAGTGGATTCAGAAGGCTGTCGGAGAGGATTATCATTATCCTGTTATATTTTATTCTCAACTTGCGGCATTGGCGTTAGGAGCTCATCCGTTTAAAGAAGCAGGATTAAATTTCCACGTTACTCCTGTAGAACCGCTTCTTGATAAAATGGGAATTTCATATAATTAA
- a CDS encoding disulfide reductase — MEKSLPEVKGGITMKLGYFPGCSLKGMARAYDESTKIVAEGFGIELMEIDDFNCCGALEAKGSNEKLSYMLPARVMDSAKGRFHVDAVVTPCNGCYHSLLRTNAAMNENANAKSDVISFLKDVGYGSYEGDIDVRHFLELFYNEVGPEKVKNAVKKSLKGLKVASYYGCLYERPKTITKTGYKSNRDDSENPYFQDELLAATGAEIVKFDAAASCCGGAHALQDESLSATLSATILSAAKKAGADILALPCPLCGAALDIKQPEIVKVHGNDAKIPVVYFTQLIGLSMGKSAKDLKLTDPISNPMDVLKSKGLV, encoded by the coding sequence TTGGAAAAAAGTCTCCCAGAGGTTAAAGGAGGAATTACAATGAAATTAGGTTATTTTCCAGGCTGTTCATTAAAGGGAATGGCAAGAGCATATGATGAATCTACAAAAATAGTTGCCGAAGGTTTTGGCATTGAATTAATGGAAATAGATGATTTTAACTGCTGCGGCGCATTAGAAGCCAAAGGTTCTAATGAAAAACTTTCATATATGCTTCCGGCTAGAGTTATGGATTCTGCTAAAGGCAGATTTCATGTAGATGCTGTGGTTACGCCATGCAATGGTTGCTATCACAGTTTGCTGAGAACTAACGCCGCTATGAATGAAAATGCAAATGCCAAAAGCGATGTTATAAGTTTTTTAAAAGATGTCGGATACGGTTCTTATGAAGGTGATATAGACGTTAGACATTTTCTTGAATTATTTTATAATGAAGTAGGACCTGAAAAAGTAAAAAATGCGGTAAAAAAATCTCTAAAAGGTTTGAAAGTTGCTTCTTATTACGGCTGCTTATATGAAAGACCTAAAACTATTACTAAAACCGGCTATAAAAGCAATAGAGACGATTCCGAAAATCCGTACTTTCAGGATGAGCTTTTAGCTGCTACCGGAGCCGAGATTGTAAAATTCGATGCTGCTGCTTCATGCTGCGGAGGCGCTCATGCTCTTCAGGATGAATCGTTGTCGGCAACGTTATCGGCTACTATCTTATCAGCAGCCAAAAAAGCTGGAGCCGATATTTTAGCTCTTCCTTGTCCGCTATGCGGCGCTGCATTAGATATAAAACAGCCCGAAATAGTTAAAGTTCACGGAAATGACGCAAAAATTCCGGTTGTTTATTTTACTCAATTGATAGGTCTTTCTATGGGAAAATCTGCTAAAGATTTAAAATTGACAGATCCTATTTCTAATCCGATGGATGTGTTAAAATCTAAAGGATTGGTTTAA
- a CDS encoding transcriptional regulator — protein MNQNYCDNENNLNNKCKELANIFKLLSNPTRLGILCIVCDEEVSVNDISSVLGKSQSNISQHLSVLRNTNMVDFKREDNKLRYFLKNTKISQLIKDIKDVQKTSDLKELKISQSASSNSSYKS, from the coding sequence GTGAATCAAAATTATTGCGATAACGAAAATAATTTAAATAATAAATGTAAAGAATTAGCTAATATATTTAAATTATTATCAAATCCCACAAGACTCGGCATCCTTTGCATAGTTTGCGATGAGGAAGTTAGCGTAAACGACATATCTTCGGTGTTAGGAAAGTCTCAATCCAATATTTCTCAGCATTTATCGGTTTTAAGAAATACAAATATGGTAGATTTTAAGAGGGAAGACAACAAATTGCGGTATTTCCTTAAAAATACCAAAATAAGCCAGCTTATAAAAGATATTAAGGATGTTCAGAAAACCAGCGATTTAAAAGAATTAAAAATATCTCAGTCTGCTTCAAGCAATAGTAGTTATAAAAGTTAA
- the gcvH gene encoding glycine cleavage system protein GcvH, giving the protein MAKMNGCDIPEELYYNIEKHVWGKIESDGTILMGMTSVAASLAGKLLYITPKKVGQKVAQLKSVATVESGKYVGPVPAPFGGEIIAINEELKADVSPINSDPYGKGWVCKIKPADIEADKKNLLTGKEAVEAYKKKIEADGIKCE; this is encoded by the coding sequence ATGGCTAAAATGAATGGATGCGATATTCCAGAGGAACTTTATTACAATATCGAAAAGCATGTTTGGGGTAAAATTGAATCTGACGGAACCATTTTAATGGGTATGACAAGCGTTGCAGCAAGTCTTGCCGGAAAACTATTGTACATTACTCCAAAAAAAGTAGGACAAAAAGTTGCTCAGTTGAAATCTGTCGCTACCGTTGAAAGCGGAAAATATGTCGGTCCCGTTCCTGCACCTTTCGGCGGCGAGATTATTGCAATTAATGAAGAACTGAAAGCGGACGTTTCACCTATCAACAGTGATCCATACGGTAAAGGCTGGGTTTGTAAAATTAAACCCGCTGATATAGAAGCAGATAAAAAAAATTTATTGACAGGAAAAGAGGCCGTAGAAGCTTATAAGAAAAAAATAGAAGCCGACGGAATTAAATGCGAATAA
- a CDS encoding glycine cleavage system protein H, with amino-acid sequence MAILNECNIPEDLYYDIENQVWGKKNDDGTFTFGMTDPAQSLAGKILYADVKPVGKIIKKGKSAATIESGKYVGPFPMPFSGEIVAVNAELESDSHIINLDPYGKGWLVKLKPLPEAASDINLLPTGEAAVNAYRKKLEDEEIICKKR; translated from the coding sequence ATGGCTATTTTAAATGAATGTAATATCCCTGAAGACCTCTATTATGATATAGAAAATCAGGTTTGGGGAAAAAAAAATGACGACGGAACATTTACTTTCGGTATGACTGATCCGGCTCAATCGCTTGCCGGAAAAATATTATATGCCGACGTTAAACCTGTCGGAAAAATTATAAAAAAAGGGAAAAGTGCTGCAACTATCGAAAGCGGAAAATACGTCGGTCCGTTTCCTATGCCTTTTTCAGGAGAAATAGTCGCTGTTAACGCTGAATTAGAAAGCGACTCCCACATTATTAATTTAGATCCGTACGGAAAAGGCTGGTTAGTTAAATTAAAGCCGCTGCCTGAAGCCGCATCAGATATAAATTTATTGCCAACCGGTGAAGCAGCAGTGAATGCTTATAGAAAAAAATTAGAAGATGAAGAAATAATTTGTAAAAAAAGATAA
- a CDS encoding 4Fe-4S dicluster domain-containing protein produces the protein MSEEAKNPITEKIESTKGGHFYKEIMKDFRIKESLHGCLNCGTCVANCPAAAFYDYSPREVCQMMIEGDEETIEEYMKSKIWNCAQCFSCKYRCPKENSAADIVMTMREIAVREGLAAEALAGYTRIAKLVLTRGNQLAPDMLSPDAFPDWGPRMIELSSKKMEMREELFKGFPGMNVVDRAWAAEDFTIYEMQRIWEESGALEKVGTVFPFLVDIVQDDMEDKKEEMEARIEEKKAKLAAAGK, from the coding sequence ATGAGTGAAGAAGCAAAAAATCCGATTACGGAGAAGATTGAAAGTACCAAAGGCGGACATTTTTATAAAGAAATCATGAAAGATTTCCGAATTAAAGAATCTCTGCACGGCTGTCTTAATTGCGGTACTTGCGTTGCAAACTGTCCTGCAGCCGCTTTTTATGATTACTCTCCACGCGAAGTATGTCAGATGATGATAGAGGGCGATGAAGAGACTATTGAAGAATACATGAAGAGCAAAATATGGAACTGTGCTCAATGTTTCAGCTGCAAATACAGATGTCCTAAAGAAAATTCGGCAGCCGATATCGTTATGACTATGAGAGAAATTGCAGTAAGGGAAGGATTAGCTGCAGAAGCTCTTGCCGGGTACACAAGAATAGCAAAATTAGTTTTAACCCGCGGAAATCAGCTTGCGCCGGATATGTTGTCGCCTGATGCCTTTCCTGATTGGGGTCCAAGGATGATTGAATTATCTTCAAAAAAAATGGAAATGAGAGAAGAACTTTTTAAGGGATTTCCAGGAATGAATGTTGTTGACAGAGCATGGGCAGCTGAAGATTTTACAATTTATGAAATGCAAAGAATTTGGGAAGAAAGCGGCGCATTAGAAAAAGTAGGAACAGTGTTCCCGTTTTTGGTGGACATAGTGCAGGATGATATGGAAGATAAAAAGGAAGAAATGGAAGCCAGAATTGAAGAAAAAAAAGCTAAGTTAGCTGCAGCAGGAAAATAA